One window from the genome of Podospora pseudocomata strain CBS 415.72m chromosome 1 map unlocalized CBS415.72m_1.2, whole genome shotgun sequence encodes:
- a CDS encoding uncharacterized protein (EggNog:ENOG503P442), with protein MVNFRTTVLAFAAAVTVSADYVIDPNTIPLSARKAWCNDQRSTCPTICRQTSVGQPLVNDCDPETLRYGCLCSDNKQPNMSEYTLTLPYHVCTAWGTQCVKDCGTNNLCSAACREENPCGAQNPSRVNETKTATTSAAEETATPTDGIADGFGDGTQNNNGRPGSGAGALALGNAYGLAVVATGLFAGFTLLL; from the exons ATGGTCAACTTCCGAACAACCGTCCTGgcctttgccgccgccgtcaccgTCTCAGCCGACTACGTGATCGACCCAAATACCATCCCTCTCTCTGCCAGAA AGGCCTGGTGCAACGACCAAAGGAGCACTTGCCCAACCATTTGCCGTCAAACCAGTGTTGGCCAGCCCCTCGTCAACGACTGCGATCCT GAAACCCTGAGGTACGGCTGCCTCTGCAGCGACAACAAGCAACCAAACATGTCCGAgtacaccctcaccctcccctacCACGTGTGCACAGCTTGGGGCACTCAGTGCGTGAAGGACTGCGGCACCAACAACCTGTGCTCTGCTGCTTGCCGTGAGGAAAATCCTTGCGGTGCCCAGAACCCCAGCCGTGTCAACGAGACCAAGACGGCGACCACCTCGGCGGCTGAGGAGACGGCGACCCCAACTGATGGAATTGCGGACGGCTTCGGCGATGGTACCCAGAACAACAACGGCAGACCAGGAAGCGGCGCTGGTGCTCTCGCGCTCGGCAATGCCTATGGTCTCGCTGTTGTTGCCACTGGTCTGTTTGCTGGCTTCACTTTGCTTCTTTAG
- a CDS encoding uncharacterized protein (COG:O; EggNog:ENOG503NWUX), with the protein MRFTQSFAPALLLLAGVAQATSWGFDDGSVSVVAKRAGDAGSKERFTSKTLVTKPLSLGSTDTLKISLTAKDNGQGKRPHQAFVILKEKETGLEAPFPLTVKESGKAVASITHKDLPVQFLYSDGPLEASIILGSFGSSKALNAPVFDVKLQKDPNVPLPPYEKPVRYGKKEEIHHIFRADPTSPPKVISIFFALVVLATVPVLFISWIFLGANLNHLSKAIGAAPVSHATFFGSILAMEGVFFLYYTTWNLFQALPVIGAVAVVTMLSGTKALGEVQSRRLAGER; encoded by the exons ATGAGGTTCACACAATCATTTGCGCCAGCGCTTCTGCTCCTGGCTGGCGTCGCGCAGGCTACATCTTGGGGGTTCGATGATGGCAGCGTCTCAGTTGTCGCAAAGcgggctggtgatgctggcagCAAGGAGAG GTTCACCTCGAAGACACTCGTTACGAAGCCCCTCTCGCTCGGCAGCACCGATACACTAAAGATCAGCTTGACGGCAAAGGACAATGGTCAGGGGAAGCGCCCGCATCAAGCGTTTGTTATTCTCAAAGAGAAGGAGACTGGGCTTGAGGCTCCCTTCCCCTTGACGGTCAAGGAAAGTGGAAAGGCGGTCGCTTCAATT ACTCACAAGGACCTTCCCGTCCAATTCCTGTACAGCGACGGACCCCTCGAGGCCTCGATTATCCTCGGCTCCTTCGGTTCCTCCAAGGCTCTTAATGCCCCCGTGTTCGATGTCAAGCTACAGAAGGACCCCAAtgtccccctcccaccctaCGAGAAGCCCGTCCGCTatggcaagaaggaggagatccaCCACATCTTCCGCGCTGATCCTACGAGCCCGCCAAAGGTGATTTCTATCTTCTTTGCGCTGGTTGTGCTTGCTACGGTTCCGGTTCTGTTCATCAGC TGGATCTTCCTCGGCGcgaacctcaaccacctttCCAAGGCCATTGGTGCCGCCCCAGTCTCACACGCCACCTTTTTTGGCTCTATCCTCGCCATGGAGggtgtcttcttcctctaCTATACCACCTGGAACCTCTTCCAGGCCCTGCCTGTCATTGgcgctgttgctgtggtcACAATGCTGAGCGGTACCAAGGCACTGGGTGAGGTGCAGAGCAGGAGACTTGCCGGAGAGCGTTAA
- a CDS encoding uncharacterized protein (EggNog:ENOG503NWCJ; COG:I): MVLDSSRRAAAECVSEEALIHLKYYKYSAVDKSPISNYVLKHWWNAFVEVLPLWVAPNMVTLLGFFCILINVALLVIYMPDLVGPGPTWLYFSFAFGLFMYQTFDNVDGKQARRTGTSSGLGELFDHGIDSLNCTLASLLETAAMGLGTSKSGVFTALVPCLPMFFSTWETYHTHTLYLGVINGPTEGLLLACMFMILSGIYGPAVWTEPLVDLAEGRVYLLSNLGLTKDTIGDLSIRDIWVGLIIFSLLATHIPFCVLNVVKARRARGQPVAPVFLEWTPMAIFTFSIGAWVYSPYSYIRTDNHLVLFCIIMSFVFGRMTTKMILAHLTKQPFPYWTVMLWPLVGGAVMANLPRIGLPAVSAEYEHMYLVSYLGFAAIVYFRWAYLVTTSICNFLGINCLTIPYEKQMENKRKAAGIINGLAPKKD, encoded by the exons ATGGTACTAGACAGCAGCA GAAGGGCCGCTGCCGAGTGTGTTTCCGAAGAAGCACTCATCCACCTAAAATACTACAAATATTCCGCCGTCGACAAGTCCCCCATATCGAACTATGTCCTCAAGCACTGG TGGAATGCGTTTGTGGAGGTTCTGCCATTATGGGTCGCCCCAAACATGGTGACTCTTCTAGGCTTCTTTTGCATCTTGATTAATGTCGCCCTTTTGGTTATCTATATGCCGGATCTCGTGGGACCT GGCCCAACATGGTTATACTTCAGCTTTGCGTTCGGTCTCTTCATGTACCAGACTTTCGACAACGTGGACGGCAAACAAGCGAGACGTACCGGCACATCCAGCGGACTGGGAGAGCTCTTCGACCACGGCATTGACAGCTTGAACTGCACCTTGGCCAGCTTGTTGGAAACCGCCGCAATGGGTCTCGGGACCTCCAAGTCTGGTGTCTTCACCGCTCTCGTACCTTGCCTGCCCATGTTCTTCTCGACATGGGAGACCTACCACACGCACACCCTCTATCTCGGAGTCATCAACGGACCGACTGAAGGACTCCTGCTTGCCTGCATGTTCATGATCCTGTCTGGGATTTATGGACCGGCTGTTTGGACCGAACCGCTGGTTGATCTCGCCGAGGGTCGCGTCTACCTACTTAGTAACCTAGGTTTGACAAAGGACACTATTGGCGACCTGTCGATCCGGGACATCTGGGTGGGACTGATCATCTTCTCGCTGCTGGCCACCCACATTCCGTTTTGCGTTTTGAACGTCGTCAAGGCTCGGAGAGCTCGCGGCCAGCCCGTGGCTCCCGTTTTCCTCGAATGGACCCCCATGGCCATCTTCACCTTTAGCATCGGCGCCTGGGTCTACAGCCCATACTCGTACATCCGCACCGACAACCACCTCGTTCTTTTCTGCATCATCATGAGCTTCGTCTTTGGCCGCATGACGACCAAAATGATTCTTGCACACCTTACCAAGCAGCCATTCCCCTACTGGACCGTCATGCTGTGGCCGCTTGTTGGTGGCGCCGTCATGGCCAACCTTCCTCGCATCGGACTTCCGGCCGTCTCAGCGGAGTATGAACACATGTACCTGGTGTCTTACTTGGGCTTTGCGGCGATTGTCTACTTCCGCTGGGCTTATCTCGTTACGACGAGCATTTGCAACTTTTTGGGCATCAACTGCTTGACCATTCCTTACGAAAAGCAGATGGAGAACAAGAGAAAGGCAGCCGGTATCATCAACGGGCTTGCGCCAAAGAAGGATTAA
- a CDS encoding uncharacterized protein (EggNog:ENOG503P0GZ; COG:Q), whose protein sequence is MADPYDADVPEEESPIFRHLLASLHYGYPAAVFIYYTISSTIAVCTLQTRSTAESKDHPRRRFISWLLMLGILSWFAQLGYLLFVAVAEEKFPPAEQDVIIGLLSCALVFGVQFAGLWEAEKAVVLWPYMGSVGMGMVFEPVLVWLTWKTRVETGGLGFRKIFDFSAAGARWAAFGLVLMFYFEGVWNVKREKATDMERQGLLNKTNGHVNGVESDGEERSQNGYGATSDSSTDASQSPTTDAVESPWERRERQANEAMEKRLKEKGNWVTYAKSFLVFFPYVWPVNHRSLQVRVVLVGVCLLAMNAINVLIPRQMGIIMDSLAGDVDRNPWTEVMIFAGLKLVASEAGLSLLRQWLWIPVEYYSFDAMSTAAYSHVLNLSSDFHDSKSSSDIMMAIQSGQSISNMLESICFQAVPMLIDMTVAFIYLSYTFGPYEGFITIATAAVFLYIATRMISKLKSARRGEVSAWFKEHYVRQAGIQGWSTVTCFNQVGHEEARYSEAVKDRVAKSQKVYFGYVVAYAFQFLVLLSGLLAGAFLAVYQITHGQVTPGKFIMLLTYWAQLVAPLTFFAGLGKTISKDLIHAEQLLEIMQTKPTIKNKEGAPPLHFTGGRVKFENVCFSYDKKKEILRNIDFEATPGMTVAFVGATGAGKSTILKLLDRFYDVTKGSITIDGQDIRDVDLFSLRGQIGIVPQSPILFDDTIMNNVRYAKLTATDEEVHEACKAASIHEQIMGFSDGYNTRVGERGVKLSGGELQRVAIARAILKRPAIVLLDEATSAVDTETEQKIQEALRTLCKGRTTFIVAHRLSTIMNADRIIVVGGGEIVEQGSHEELILQEDGKYAELWSKQIFVKPKDSKDSTPDGTRSPVKGRKAPNIVNDLSAEATNSVLAKVTNKPSVQTNGDVTKDPSSAVNGSVGSENTKPASGAVNGHKKEDTSSSSSRLRLNPGAPTFMPRISTTTPSSPVGRVVDRSFGNDSPRVVPLTTTPAPPLSPVAPLPRGLVPPPGVIPPNHHVQFFATPVVMVPAGAAATPYPLFPPGGGLPLSSSLGVRQTQQQRVGQDVKQQYWGKVPSTVGMMGMGLTTTPRKPRLDWKSISPRTPESDDEEDEDEKGKPTCFDDDETKGKKGGGDGDDEKDGEVRGYFPFYSRRIQSKSEPSGSGQGVSRSPTEVEE, encoded by the exons ATGGCGGACCCATACGACGCCGACGTCCCAGAAGAGGAGAGCCCAATAttccgccacctcctcgcctcgCTTCACTACGGATACCCAGCCGCTGTCTTCATCTACTACACCATCTCGTCCACCATTGCGGTTTGCACTCTCCAGACCCGGTCCACCGCCGAGTCCAAGGACCATCCCCGTCGCAGGTTCATCTCTtggctgttgatgctgggcaTTCTGAGTTGGTTTGCTCAGCTGGGATATCTACTATTTGTGGCGGTTGCCGAAGAGAAGTTCCCCCCGGCGGAGCAGGATGTCATCATCGGCTTGCTGAGCTGCGCGCTGGTGTTTGGGGTGCAGTTTGCGGGGCTTTGGGAGGCGGAAaaggcggtggtgctgtggCCGTATATGGGGAGTGTGGGTATGGGGATGGTTTTTGAACctgttttggtttggttgaCTTGGAAGACTAGGGTGGAAactggggggttgggattcAGGAAGATTTTTGATTTCTCGGCGGCTGGGGCGAGATGGGCTGCGtttgggttggtgttgatgttttattttgagggggtttggaatgtgaagagggaaaaggctACTGATATGGAAAGGCAGGGCTTGCTCAACAAGACGAATGGACATGTGAACGGGGTTGAgtcggatggggaggagaggagccAGAATGGGTATGGGGCTACGTCGGATAGTTCTACGGATGCTAGTCAGAGCCCGACTACTGATGCGGTTGAGTCTccgtgggagaggagggagaggcaggCAAATGaggcgatggagaagaggttgaaggagaagggtaACTGGGTTACATACGCGAAGAGTTTCTTG GTTTTCTTCCCTTACGTTTGGCCTGTCAATCATCGGTCGCTTCAGGTTCGCgttgttcttgttggtgtttgcttGCTCGCCATGAACGCCATCAATGTTCTGATCCCGCGGCAGATGGGCATCATTATGGACAGTTTGGCTGGTGATGTGGACAGAAACCCCTGGACCGAGGTCATGATATTTGCTGGTCTGAAGCTGGTAGCTTCCGAAGCAGGTCTTTCCCTCTTGCGACAGTGGCTTTGGATTCCGGTTGAGTATTACTCCTTCGATGCTATGAGCACGGCGGCATACTCCCACGTCCTTAACCTCTCGTCCGATTTCCACGATTCGAAGAGTTCTTCCGACATCATGATGGCCATTCAGTCTGGTCAAAGCATCTCCAACATGCTCGAATCGATTTGTTTCCAGGCCGTTCCCATGCTGATCGACATGACGGTCGCCTTCATCTACCTGTCGTATACCTTTGGACCGTACGAGGGCTTCATCACCATTGCTACCGCGGCCGTGTTTCTGTATATTGCCACTCGGATGATTTCGAAGCTCAAGTCTGCGAGGAGGGGTGAGGTCAGCGCCTGGTTCAAGGAACACTATGTCAGACAGGCTGGTATTCAGGGATGGTCAACGGTCACCTGCTTCAACCAAGTTGGACATGAGGAGGCAAGATACTCggaggctgtcaaggatcGGGTGGCAAAGTCGCAGAAGGTGTACTTTGGCTACGTGGTTGCTTATGCTTTCCAGTTCTTGGTGTTACTGTCGGGTTTGCTTGCTGGTGCTTTTCTGGCGGTTTACCAGATTACACATGGCCAAGTCACACCCGGAAAGTTCATCATGTTGCTGACGTATTGGGCTCAGCTGGTGGCGCCGCTGACCTTCTTTGCTGGGCTGGGCAAGACGATAAGCAAGGACCTTATTCACGCCGAGCAGCTGTTGGAGATCATGCAGACGAAACCGaccatcaagaacaaggaggGGGCACCGCCACTGCATTTCACCGGCGGGAGGGTCAAGTTTGAGAATGTGTGCTTCTCGtatgacaagaagaaggagatctTGAGGAACATCGACTTTGAGGCCACGCCCGGGATGACGGTTGCTTTTGTTGGGGCAACGGGGGCGGGAAAGTCGACGATTCTGAAGCTACTGGATCGGTTCTATGATGTGACGAAGGGAAGCATCACGATTGATGGGCAGGATATCAGGGATGTGGATTTGTTCAG CTTGAGAGGACAAATCGGCATTGTCCCGCAAAGCCCGATCCTGTTTGATGACACCATCATGAACAATGTCCGGTATGCGAAGCTCACGGCGACAGATGAGGAGGTCCATGAGGCGTGCAAGGCTGCTAGTATCCATGAACAAATCATGGGATTCTCGGACGGTTACAACACTCGGGTTGGGGAGCGTGGTGTCAAGCTTTCTGGGGGTGAGCTTCAAAGAGTGGCGATTGCAAGGGCCATCTTGAAGAGGCCGGCAATTGTGCTCCTCGATGAGGCTACCAGTGCGGTCGATACCGAGACTGAGCAGAAAATTCAGGAGGCATTGAGAACCCTTTGCAAGGGGAGGACCACTTTTATTGTTGC GCATCGACTTTCCACTATCATGAATGCTGACCGCATTATTGTtgttggcggaggggagaTTGTCGAACAGGGCAGCCACGAGGAGCTGATCCTGCAAGAGGACGGCAAATATGCCGAGCTCTGGTCGAAGCAAATTTTTGTCAAGCCCAAGGACAGCAAGGATTCGACTCCGGACGGCACCAGGTCCCCGGTCAAGGGACGTAAAGCACCGAATATCGTCAATGACCTGAGCGCTGAAGCTACCAACTCGGTGCTCGCGAAAGTGACAAACAAGCCAAGTGTGCAGACGAATGGAGATGTCACGAAAGATCCGAGCAGCGCTGTAAACGGCTCCGTCGGCTCGGAGAACACCAAACCAGCGAGTGGTGCGGTGAACGGGCACAAAAAAGAG GACacttcgtcgtcgtcgagccGCTTGAGGCTGAACCCTGGTGCTCCGACTTTTATGCCTCGCATTAGCACAACCACTCCGTCTAGCCCTGTTGGAAGGGTAGTGGATCGGTCATTTGGAAACGACAGCCCGCGGGTTGTACCTTTGACTACTACTCCTGCACCGCCTCTTTCACCTGttgccccccttcctcgtGGACTTGTTCCACCGCCTGGGGTCATCCCGCCGAACCACCACGTTCAGTTTTTTGCCACGCCAGTAGTTATGGTTCCTGCTGGGGCGGCGGCAACGCCATATCCGCTGTTTCCACCCGGCGGTGGGTTGCCTTTGTCGTCCTCGTTGGGTGTGAGACAaacgcagcagcagagaGTAGGGCAGGATGTCAAGCAGCAGTACTGGGGAAAAGTCCCGTCAACCGTGGGAATGATGGGTATGGGATTGACGACAACTCCAAGAAAACCGAGATTAGATTGGAAGTCGATCTCGCCGCGGACACCTGAgagtgatgacgaggaggatgaggatgagaagggaaAGCCGACatgttttgatgatgatgagacgaaggggaagaaagggggtggtgatggggatgatgagaaggatggAGAAGTGAGGGGATACTTCCCGTTTTATTCGAGGAGGATTCAGAGCAAAAGTGAGCCGAGTGGTTCTGGGCAGGGTGTCAGTCGGTCTCCTACCGAAGTGGAGGAGTGA
- a CDS encoding uncharacterized protein (COG:S; EggNog:ENOG503NX4A) produces MDVNSNRSNHHQSSKPRHISRLKKEMLEHRIQHNPFSSPPSSTGSHDTVSTTTEELTRNLSNFSFSPDGEGTRRLSEDFTNPAKRQATRSGRFGSSRQPRDTNTVLNTSAIARTFPEWSGLLNNKTNNQDKDTATLTQTFDFAGVIKPLTNGANGGKENVPPAREVTEEQTFDNPLDSRKKRTRADMQARVENESECSTVLSLSMSPGRHGRRSRFQNLDGVMSPEAPKRSIQDMVSKIRTEKQNSRRDMTPRKSLMREPSTAQPNPDTLQGQSFEEGRSFFLPGFRHLPDWTSGTLKFSTMQNGVPVFVKSKTGIRFDQSANGHGALNSVSIPEEDAEIFVSMDKLQDEVRELQDHDAMLQREAEKLQREVNHLQSELKRFKSRHPSDSAIGSDTDGSFRRSNGHDQELEGQIQELRDRLNHASQQVGMNDIHSAALSAERDEALRQASIARERAAKLQAELEASQKDLQYSLQFRQDKESLQLENGMLMSEAEAMQKQRDEAMHDNATLIAENDRLRRELAGVRKDLKATREELASVRKQYEALKEERKMFVDDHKSMERNNDTYFKENKKLQVQVAARDQHITDLKKGISARDKIIDSMQGLTTDTAVLQLNADLEVELERLTNQMEELKDDIHEKDSHLNDRETRIRTLKDENMEISIDNERLKDENRRLREEQKEIEDQWVDERQKVVRLSQMLNSKSLNDNEDCVRLGDDFRIKEAELQRKLDRREAAVRKVKLLTAKIAEIAEQEFTALAMRTTKVKVVDPKDVDDFTGKSSNMHIDEDPTTELHMNAQDTDFASVMEGELAKLKQTYQDLQRRQQQGDTQQFTDYSLPQLPSLQRSKSDSVVSSKIAQPLPGILKKSSQFAPLEEDTGRFSVRSAMSFASPLDDESVQITQNNTRRSVASEATRPESRMRRNSENTTTQQQQHTGTVEPNMTSAFFMPDITLSSGNKQQQAASSKQQSNVPSLSKDARRVLDGICNHKSGNCNVCVRIAAHGATAKETTQSLSSTKLHLSAEELKRGKKTVSVEKPVPASDRYYTDEPTMRPSMSPGEALAILIKETQDEIEHLQMELKRVNEGYFSLDKSVGARERKRLMGEMKRLQGELEAKSGQLYRLHDVLEGQKQAGQVMEGEVVDVTVLEGLPVRVEGGGRTESVFEGFE; encoded by the coding sequence ATGGACGTCAACAGCAATAGgtcaaatcatcatcaatctAGCAAACCACGGCATATATCTAGGTTAAAAAAGGAGATGCTCGAGCACCGCATTCAGCACAACCCCTTCAGctccccgccatcctccacaGGTTCCCACGATACTGTTAGCACCACGACCGAGGAACTCACCCGAAATCTCTCCAATTTTTCTTTCAGTCCGGACGGCGAGGGCACCCGCCGGCTCAGCGAAGACTTCACCAACCCGGCCAAGAGGCAGGCTACCCGATCTGGCCGGTTCGGTTCCTCAAGGCAACCTCGTGATACAAACACCGTACTTAACACCTCGGCCATCGCGCGCACCTTCCCCGAATGGAGCGGacttctcaacaacaagaccaataACCAGGACAAGGACACGGCAACGCTGACCCAGACGTTCGACTTTGCCGGAGTAATAAAGCCTCTCACAAACGGAGCCAACGGTGGGAAGGAGAATGTCCCCCCCGCCAGAGAGGTCACCGAGGAGCAGACTTTTGACAACCCATTGGACTCGAGGAAAAAACGAACCCGGGCTGATATGCAGGCCCGTGTCGAAAATGAATCTGAATGCTCTACAGTACTTTCATTATCGATGTCTCCAGGTCGGCATGGGCGCCGGTCCCGTTTCCAGAACCTGGATGGTGTCATGTCTCCTGAGGCCCCCAAAAGGTCTATTCAAGACATGGTTTCCAAGATCCGCACCGAAAAGCAGAACAGCCGGCGCGACATGACGCCACGAAAGTCTTTGATGAGGGAACCTTCTACTGCACAGCCCAACCCCGACACCCTCCAAGGCCAGAGTTTCGAAGAAGGCCGTTCGTTTTTCCTGCCGGGCTTCCGACACCTTCCTGATTGGACATCCGGTACTCTCAAGTTCAGCACCATGCAGAACGGCGTTCCTGTTTTCGTCAAGTCCAAGACTGGTATTAGGTTTGACCAGTCGGCGAATGGTCACGGCGCTCTCAACTCTGTGAGCATTCCCGAGGAGGACGCGGAAATCTTTGTGTCAATGGATAAGCTCCAAGACGAGGTGCGCGAACTCCAGGATCACGACGCTATGCTCCAGCGTGAGGCAGAGAAGTTGCAGCGCGAGGTGAACCATCTCCAGTCTGAGCTCAAGAGGTTCAAGAGTAGGCACCCTTCGGACAGCGCTATCGGCTCTGACACGGACGGTTCCTTTAGGCGCAGCAATGGGCATGATCAGGAATTAGAGGGTCAGATTCAGGAGCTGCGGGATCGTCTCAACCATGCGAGTCAGCAAGTTGGTATGAATGATATCCACAGCGCCGCGCTCTCTGCTGAGCGTGATGAAGCGTTGCGTCAGGCATCGATCGCTCGCGAGAGGGCTGCTAAACTGCAAGCTGAGCTGGAGGCATCACAGAAGGATCTCCAGTACTCGCTGCAGTTCCGTCAGGATAAAGAGTCATTGCAGCTTGAGAATGGCATGCTCATGTCTGAGGCCGAGGCCATGCAAAAACAACGGGATGAGGCCATGCATGACAATGCGACTTTGATAGCAGAGAACGATAGGCTTCGCAGGGAACTAGCTGGGGTCCGGAAGGACCTCAAGGCTACTCGTGAGGAGCTTGCCTCGGTTCGCAAGCAATACGAGGCTCTGAAGGAGGAAAGGAAGATGTTCGTCGATGATCACAAAAGTATGGAACGGAACAATGACACCTACTTcaaggagaacaagaagcTTCAGGTACAGGTTGCCGCCCGGGACCAGCACATCACTGATCTTAAGAAGGGTATCAGCGCCCGTGACAAGATCATTGATAGCATGCAGGGTCTGACCACGGATACCGCTGTGCTTCAGTTGAATGCGGATCTCGAGGTGGAATTGGAACGTCTTACCAACCAgatggaggagctcaaggacgACATTCACGAGAAAGACAGCCACCTCAACGACAGGGAGACCCGTATCCGTACGTTGAAGGATGAGAACATGGAGATTTCCATCGATAACGAGCGCCTCAAGGATGAGAACCGGCGTTTGCGGGAGGAACagaaggagattgaagaCCAGTGGGTGGACGAGCGGCAAAAGGTCGTTCGGCTGAGCCAGATGCTGAACAGCAAGTCATTGAACGACAATGAGGATTGTGTGCGCTTGGGAGATGATTTCAGGATCAAGGAAGCCGAGCTCCAGCGCAAGCTTGATCGCCGGGAAGCCGCCGTCAGGAAGGTCAAGCTGCTCACCGCCAAGATTGCCGAGATTGCTGAGCAGGAGTTTACGGCGCTCGCGATGAGGACgaccaaggtcaaggttgttgatcctAAGGATGTGGATGACTTTACTGGTAAGAGCAGCAACATGCACATCGACGAGGATCCCACAACCGAGCTCCACATGAACGCCCAAGACACGGACTTTGCCAGTGTCATGGAGGGCGAGCTTgccaagctcaagcagaCATATCAGGACCTTCAGCGtcgacagcagcaaggcGATACCCAGCAGTTTACCGACTACTCTTTACCCCAGCTGCCTAGTCTTCAGCGGAGCAAATCTGACAGTGTTGTTTCATCCAAGATTGCTCAACCGCTTCCTGGTATCCTTAAGAAGTCTAGTCAGTTTGCCCCGTTGGAGGAAGACACCGGTCGGTTCAGCGTGCGGTCAGCTATGAGCTTTGCCAGCCCGCTCGACGACGAGTCTGTTCAGATCACGCAGAACAACACCCGCCGGTCTGTTGCGAGTGAGGCCACCCGGCCGGAGTCTAGGATGCGCCGGAACTCAGAGAACACCACgactcaacagcaacagcacaCAGGGACGGTAGAGCCCAACATGACTTCTGCGTTTTTCATGCCTGACATAACCCTGTCCAGCGGGAacaaacagcagcaagctgCCTCCTCGAAGCAACAAAGCAacgtcccctccctcagcaAAGACGCCCGGCGCGTGTTGGATGGTATCTGCAACCACAAATCAGGCAACTGCAACGTCTGTGTCCGCATCGCGGCGCATGGTGCCACGGCCAAGGAAACCACCCAAAGCCTTTCGTCGACCAAACTTCATCTCTCAGCCGAAGAACTCAAACGCGGCAAGAAGACCGTCTCAGTCGAGAAGCCCGTCCCGGCCTCGGACAGGTACTACACCGACGAGCCGACCATGCGCCCCTCGATGTCACCGGGGGAAGCCCTCGCTATTCTGATCAAGGAGACCCAAGACGAGATTGAGCACTTGCAGATGGAGCTCAAGAGGGTGAATGAGGGGTATTTCTCGTTGGACAAGTCGGTGGgtgcgagggagaggaagaggttgatgggggagatgaagaggttgcagggggagctggaggcgaAGAGCGGGCAGCTGTACCGGTTGCACGATGTGCTTGAGGGGCAGAAGCAGGCTGGGCAGGttatggagggggaggtggttgatgttacggtgctggaggggctgccggtgagggttgagggggggggaaggacGGAAAGTGTTTTTGAGGGGTTTGAATAA